The Lycium ferocissimum isolate CSIRO_LF1 chromosome 1, AGI_CSIRO_Lferr_CH_V1, whole genome shotgun sequence genome includes a region encoding these proteins:
- the LOC132051158 gene encoding probable WRKY transcription factor 21 yields MEEIEEANRVAVESCHRVINLVSQKPHHDQKQFGSNLVRETGEAVHKFKKVVTLLNSNLGHARVRKSKKIMTPNFPHSLLLEKNPSCKTDDQPKPLQLLPVLEIGSNVKSTLTLGNPSLELSSHSKNSNPLQLAQQQTHLSSYQFVQQQKLYQLQQQQMKHQQADMMYRRSNSGISLNFDSSTCTPTMSSTRSFISSLSMDRSVTNLDGSNGFHFIGASSRSADQSSFQHKKRCSGRGEEGSVKCGSSGRCHCSKKRKHRVKRSIKVPAISNKLADIPPDEYSWRKYGQKPIKGSPHPRGYYKCSSMRGCPARKHVERCLEEPSMLIVTYEGEHNHPRLPSQSANA; encoded by the exons ATGGAGGAGATTGAGGAAGCTAACAGGGTTGCAGTTGAGAGTTGTCATAGAGTTATTAATCTTGTATCTCAAAAACCCCATCATGATCAGAAACAATTTGGAAGTAATTTAGTGAGGGAAACTGGAGAGGCTGTTCATAAGTTCAAGAAAGTGGTTACACTCCTAAATTCCAATTTGGGTCATGCAAGAGTAAGAAAGTCCAAGAAAATTATGACCCCTAATTTCCCTCATAGCCTCCTTTTAGAGAAGAATCCAAGTTGCAAAACTGATGATCAGCCTAAACCCCTACAGTTACTTCCAGTTCTAGAAATTGGTTCTAATGTGAAGAGCACTCTTACTTTAGGTAACCCTTCACTGGAATTAAGCTCACATAGTAAAAACTCAAATCCTCTTCAGTTAGCCCAACAACAAACACATTTGTCAAGCTATCAATTTGTCCAACAACAGAAACTGTATCAACTTCAGCAACAACAAATGAAGCATCAACAAGCAGATATGATGTACCGGCGTAGTAATAGTGGGATTAGTCTAAATTTTGATAGCTCTACATGTACGCCAACCATGTCGTCTACTAGGTCTTTTATTTCCTCATTGAGTATGGACAGAAGTGTTACTAACTTGGATGGTAGTAATGGCTTTCATTTTATCGGGGCTTCTTCGCGTTCTGCGGATCAGAGCTCATTTCAACACAAGAAAAGGTGTTCTGGAAGGGGAGAGGAGGGAAGTGTGAAATGTGGAAGCAGTGGTAGATGTCACTGTTCGAAGAAGAG GAAGCACAGGGTAAAAAGATCAATCAAGGTTCCTGCTATAAGTAACAAGCTAGCTGATATTCCCCCGGATGAGTATTCTTGGCGAAAGTATGGACAGAAGCCGATCAAAGGTTCTCCGCACCCTAG GGGATACTATAAGTGTAGCAGCATGAGAGGCTGTCCTGCTAGGAAACATGTTGAGAGATGCTTGGAAGAACCGTCGATGCTTATTGTAACTTACGAAGGAGAACATAACCATCCTAGGTTGCCATCTCAATCGGCAAATGCATGA